In Lodderomyces elongisporus chromosome 1, complete sequence, a genomic segment contains:
- a CDS encoding uncharacterized protein (BUSCO:EOG09265K5D), whose product MSTASKVTLAASIAFATGSFIFINYSQQAERSALRQGPIKDAQRMAAKREKSQKQKLNEAEHREQNELKAKYQELQPLTGEIIRGEETNP is encoded by the coding sequence ATGTCTACAGCATCTAAAGTCACGTTAGCAGCGTCCATTGCCTTTGCGACTGGCTCATTCATATTTATCAACTATTCACAACAAGCAGAAAGGTCAGCATTGCGTCAAGGTCCAATAAAAGATGCCCAACGTATGGCTGCCAAGAGGGAGAAAtcacagaaacaaaagttaAATGAAGCTGAGCATAGAGAGCAAAATGAATTGAAAGCCAAATACCAGGAATTGCAACCTTTAACTGGCGAGATTATTCGTGGTGAAGAAACTAACCCATGA